TCCTCCAGTGATGTTGACGGATACATTTTAGGATGCAAGTACAAGAttttaaaacctgaaatgtCCCCTAGCCTGCCCTGGATCAACCAGCTAAAGTCAGCAACTATCAGGACCCATCATGACCCTGCAggttgttctggttctgttcaaTCTGGAGGCTCTCATAGGCACGAGGCCTGTGTTCTCTGTCACCACAAATTTGTCTAATTGGCTCAACTTCTTGGTGAGGAATATTATTAATGAGGGATCAGGATGAGGTTATATTTTCTGCCTCTCCCTAATCCGGCCTGGAATGTGCCCCGTTTCCCACCAGTAGGAAAAACTGTGGGCGATATAGACTCTTTTTCTAAAGGAAACAACTCATAAACTCTGAATGGTCATTAAGAGAACATCCTGTGATCTAACAAGAATTATAGTTATCATAATACATCAGATTTATGAAATAACAGAGAATCAGTGACCACTGTCCTCTCTTTGCCGCCACCTCCCAGCTAATTAGCCAACTAAATGAGGAAGCCAGTTTTAACTCATGTCCATAATTATGCAGATAACTATGCTGCGACAGCTGGCTCTGAGTGATTAAGCGTGATACAAAGTTTAGATGTGACACAGATCTAATTAGGTACAACTAGTATTGGTGgacatttgttttacatttttatttaaaatcaggcAAAAAAGACTTGCAGAGTAGCGGACGTTAATGGAAAGTATCCAGAACCATATTTTATTAAGTCTAACGAAGTagtttttaaattctgttcacTTTATCATTATTTTGTCATTGTGAAAACTCatctacaaaaaatatatatatatataaagtaaaaataaaaaaacctaaacTTAATTATATTAGGAAAGTAAAAGTCAACAACTAAAAAACAACTAACCGAGTTATTTTTCAGCTTCTTCATCCCCTCACTGTGGACTTACAGAGACTGTctcacattttaatatttcagatcatgtaattcattttaaatattagaCATACCctgagttaataaaaaaaactagttTTTAAATCACGATTTCATTTGCAATGGAAATAATATGAACCAACCCGGCCCAATGCCACCCCCTTTGTTAAAGCTGACTTTAGTTTCACAAGCCATGCAAAGTCCTGATTACTGCAGGGATGTTAGAATAAAGgaatcacttaaacagaacctgaatgacaacatgaagtaggcacaTCATGCCCAGATCTATTTAATTataagaacagatgagaaataaagtcattgacatctatcagtctggaaaaggaTCCAatgccatttctaaggctttggatCTTCAGTGTGAACCATTTTCCAACAATGGAGAGAACTTGGGACAGGTGTGATACTTTCCTGGACGCTCTACCAAATTTACTCTAAGATTCATCATGGGGACTACTGCAGACCTCATTTGCCTCAATTAAGGTCAGCATTTATGattaaacaagaaaaagacaaaggcaaaaatggcatccactGGCGACCAAAAGGAACACAAAGGATCCTGTCACATTTGCTAGAACATATTTGGATGATCCGCAAGAGATTTAGGGCAAAAAAAGCTTCTCCAGAGTAAATTTGCCAATTATCACCAACACTTGATGGCAATTGTTGCTGACAAGAGTCAAGCAACCAATTCTTAGGTTTAGGGAACAATTACTTTTCCCAAAGGAGCCAGttggaaagctttttttttcttttataaataaaatcataatttgaaaacagcgttttgtatttactcgttatcctaattaattaaatatttgtttgatgatctgaaacatttagttgtgaaagagaaataaaacagattgaATCTGTAAGGGACCAAATGCTTATTCACAGCACAGAACACAAAGAGCTCACATCTTTTTACCTGTTGTTTATAAATTATTTGGATAATGCTTTTCCACATGAAGATATATGTATTTCCTTTTTTGCCAAGTAGAAAGCTGTCTCAAcagcaaaaaatacaaaatgaaatgtTAGTAATTATTTGCCTCCTCAAGTATAAACTCTGGAGATGCACGTTTAAGCCCACATGTAACAAATAAAGAGGATATAGATACTGGATATTTTGAGTAaattaaaaaacttttattttataaagttactctcacagaaaaacaaaaaatctaaattaaaagatttaaaaacacaaaaatagggCATTCGAAATTTAAAAGCCACAGGAGACACATGTATaagaagataaaaatgaaaaagtgctAATGCTCATATAAACCTTGTTTTTATAAAGAATCCAGGGATTCAGCCAAACACAGCTCTGGATGCAGGTTGTTAAACAGCCTCCAGGCCACAACCTGACACACCTCATAGTGCTAATTTCGCACAGAttccttatttttttcattaaaacccAGCTGGATTTCTCAGTCCACTGTGTTCTCTCTTGCTGCCAACAGGGTGAAGCTGGACCTTCGGGGCCACCTGGACCTCCTGTAAGCAATCACACACACTATACATCTACAACAGATAGCACAGATATTTGTCTTTGTGTAATCCTATGTGTACCTGCTTCACTTAAACACTGGATCTTTTCATGCTGTTAAAATCAGCTTTAAACAGGCAGCTAGAAGATGAGGACACAGATGATACTGTTTCCCCTTCAGACTCTTATACCAGAAAACTGCTGACATTGAAAACACATTAGCTGCAGTGTAAAACTTTatgatggatgttttttttgtcagtaaaaTCTTGGTTCCTGGTGTGACTTAATTTGCCTTCCTGTGTCTTCCGTAGGGCAGGGGGAGACCAGGAACCCCAGTGAGTAAacgttttcatttgaaataatctGCTTGCATTTGTCGTATTTTGTTGTACTCTGATGCCTTCAACACACACAATGTGACTTTTGTTTGTAGGGATTACCAGGAACCAATGGGCTGCCGGGCGGAGTCGGGCCTCAGGGATCAGCagtaagtatatatatatatatgtgtgtgtgtgtatgttaaGGATATAGTTAAGGATATGCATACGTATTTCAGAAGGTCATAATGAAGCTTCATTCTCTGTCAGATTATGGACTTTTAAAATACGTGAAAGGATTTCTATTAAGCATCAGAGCCTAGTTTCAGTGTATAAGTGTTCGAAAAGTAAGTATTACGgtaccttgcaaatgtatttgtttgACTTTTCACAGTCCTAATATGTTTTAattgggttttatgtgatagagcaacacaggACCATCCATGCACTTTGCCACAAAACATGTAgcggacacagcaaacaggttgaaagaggtgctctggtcagatgagaccgaaATCAAACCTTTTAGCCTGTCATTCTGCATACACCGAACACTCTGGGTGACAGGTttgtggcaacatcatgctgtggagattcCTTTCTTCAGCACAGActgagaagctggtcagagttggtggCAAGATGAATAAACGAAATACCTGGTAATCCTGCAAGAAACCTTGTTggtggctgcaaaagacttgaaacctAGTTGGATGtttaccttccagaaggacggcGATCCTAAACATACATCTAGAACTGCAACAGAGtggttgaatacttttgcaaggcgctgttAATCTGACTTCTTGTGTCAAACTACCAAACTTTACTGCGAGAAGACAAAAAAGGAAGATTTGAAGTAGAGGTGGACCTTAAGCATTGCACCAAAGTGAGGGATTATATCTGGTTGAATAAAAGCAATAGATTTAGttaatttatcttttaaatTGAAGCTGCTAAAAAGGTCCTAACACCAGTGCCTTTATAATCTGTTAGGGTCCAGAGGGTCTTCCAGGACTTCCAGGACCTCCTGGCCCTGATGGACCCCCAGTAAGTGCAATTACTAACATCTCATTGTATCTGCTACTGCTTCCAGCCGAAAGCAAGAAATGAAATATTTGtgatttgtacatttttttcCTGTCAGGGGCTTCCTGGTACCCTTCAAGATCTTACTGGTGATCTCCTGGTAAGACGTATGCACTGCACACCACAAACGCTGTAAACTGAATATGTGTTTTCCACACAGTGAATGTGGAGTCCTCCGCATCATGTCTCTGTCTTCTGCAGTGTCCTGCTATCTGCCCTCCCGGTCCCCCCGGCCCACCTGGGATGCCAGGATTTAAggtaaacagtttatttttagcTGTTTGGACTTACACACTGCTGTGTCAACTAACCTGCTTTTTTCGATCCATGTTTCACCACACAGGGACACACTGGACACAAAGGAGACAAAGGAGAGCCTGGAAAAGACGGAGAGAAGGTGAACTGAACATGTGAGACAAATACATCAGCTGTTATTTATGAGACATATCTGATGGTGGTTTTAAGTGTCCTGTGTTATCTCTAGGGGGACCCTGGTCCACCGGGACCACCGGGTATTGCAGGAACTGTTGGTCTTCAGGTGGGATTCAGGAAGAGAATTTGTCGCATAACTGAAAATTACAGCAAATTTTATCAGCTGTTTTACCTTCAAAGCGTGTTTTCCTGCGTTTTCATGGTGCATTCATGCTGTGTTTCAGGGGCCACGTGGTCTGAGAGGTCTACAAGGCTCAATGGGATCTGCAGGGGACAGAGTAAGCAACTTTATAGCAGGATCCCTCCTTCCTTCATTACTTTCACTGCCAGTCCCTCTACAAAAGTCGGACAGGTCTGGAAGCCTTAGCTGACTTCAGTGTCATTTGTTTGTCTCCAGGGCCTCCCAGGTTTCAGAGGCAAGCCTGGCATAGCTGGAATCATTGGAAAGACAGTGAGTCACtccttgtttgtttcattttgttcgGCGCAATGTTGTTTGTTGGTAGTTCACAGCAAAAAAGGATGGCCGGTCCCATCAATGAATAGCTGGGTGTGTGTTTCATCTGATGTCTGCAGGGCGATGTTGGGGAAAAGGGACCACAGGGATTTAAGGGACCTAAAGGAGAAATTGTaagtcaaaaaatgtttttaaatttttttatatatatgagACACAATCATTTTGTTAATGCTGTAAAGCATGTAAACTATTGGCATAATTTAATTCTTTACtctttttcatacatttttgcCCTCTGAGTTCTTCTGCCATCTTTGTGCTGTTTCAACCATTCACACACCTTGGTTATTTCTAActtttacactttttaaaatattcaacacACTTTGTTCTCACTATTTCACCTTACGTTCAGCTACAAATCCATTCAAATGTTAGACGTGCTACAAGACATTGGGGTATCACCAAATGCTTCAGtgtatttcaatgtttttacaaaatcttAGTTTAAGTTTAATGACGTTTTTCTTGCATAAGGAGGATGACGGTACTCAATCCTTAGCCGACCTCGTTCATTCCACAATTTTTGCAATCGTATTCTTCATATTGCCACCCCTCTaacgaatgaatgaatgaatgaatgaattaattaattaatattcaagTGTCATGCACATCATGTGCCCAGCCTTTATAGGCTTATATGACACCATTAACAATTAAGAAGTAGCCGTTTACAATTTACACAACTACAGTCAGCTGTTTATCCATCAAATTGTAGGAAAATCTGTTATCTTTTACATAGCGTGACTTTCAAAAAAGAGTAAGTTAAGCAATTTTTGCTACTTGGCTAAGAAACAGGAAAACCCCTTCCACTTGTCCATAGACTACAATGTAAAGATCTCCTACACATATAAACTcagattttcttaattttattacagtttttgcTTCATAGGAAAACTGGagtttatgtttttactttcaCCTTTTAATTTCTACCAGTAACCCTTTTTTACTTCCCAATATTATCCAAATATTACAAaggatgaaacatttttttgaacACGTTCATTGAGATTTAAACTTAAGAAAatacataacatttattttaaaaccatgttaaatgtataaatattccAATAACGCATCTGAGTCTCTACTGCTCAGATATTCATGAGATGTATTCTCTACTAATATTTTCGAATTAAGTTTGTACTCTTTAGGAACTGTTTCTGCTTCGCTTCAGTTTTTCAGTTGATCAGAATTTAATGCAGACAATATTTAAGCAGGAAATGCAATTGTTCTAGTTAATAACGTCCACGGTATGTGTCTTTTACCAGGGCAAAATTGGTCCCAAAGGAGCTCTGGGGGGAGCAGGACCCAAAGGGGAGCCTGTAagtttaaatttgaaaaatctgaatgttTAATGTACGTTCAGGTCCGTGAGGGTCATATCTGATTACTTTGACAGGGTATACCTGGAAGAGATGGGAAAGATGGAGCACCAGGGCTGGATGGCGAGAAGGTGAGCTGGACCTCCTCTTGGAATATACTTCTGCATAAGCTGAGACTTAAAAGGGTCAGAGGGTTTTGCTTTCTGCCCACAGGGTGATCCTGGACGTCATGGAGTAGTTGGTGAGAAAGGACCAAATGGACTTCCTGTAAGTAACTAATTAATCAGTGGATTCTTTATTCTATGATTTATCACTTTATTGGAATTGTCGCTTATTGGAAcctattgattttatttttaaaactgtaagAATATACTTAAGCTAAatctgtaaatacatttttatatatttagaaATGAATAATTAGTTTGGTAACCTTTTGACCCTGACATAAATTAGGAGATAATTAGCACACCGGGAGGAAATGCGGggcgttttttcttttttgcctgTCAAATGTTGGGTGAGGACGGGAGGtgcagaaaaattattttttgaccAGTTTTTGGAAGATATAGGAAAagttaacttttgtttaaaTCTGAGTTTAATAAAGTATTAGATAATTATTTGGATTATAATTTTGCAAGAAATTAACAGCATATATTTCTCAAATAAAGTTGTTGGAAGTGTGTTCAGAAACAAACCACCTGTTACCACCCTTGGCTTTGCttggacatttttgttttgggacAAAGAAGGCCGTGACAGTaactttattactttatttcGTATGTTGGAATAAAGCCAAACCCATGTTTTACTCACCTAGAATAATATTTACCCTACATAAGATGCAGACGCTGTATGTTGCAGTCAATGACGTCTTAGGAATCCTCCCAAAGGCATCATTGTCTGCATCTTACAACTTCTAGATACACTACAAAAAATTTAGCATGCAGACGTTTTTGTGGACCAGAATATGCTAATAAAGCTTGATGGATTAAAAATTACCTTACATTTAACACCCCTTCTCTTCCTTTCAAGGGTTTGCCTGGAAAAGCTGGAGCAAAGGGGTCAAAAGGACAAGTTGTGAGTATTTTGACAAGAGAACAGTCAGAACCTAGTGTCAAGAACCATGAAGATCAGTTGTTCATCCTCACTTCTTTTTATACCAGGGTGATCCAGGGAAGTCTGGGGAGCAAGGACCCTCTGGAGAGCCAGGTATTCCTGTATGTATCTGATGGGATTGTTGGGAGAGTCATCAACCGCTCTTCATAGTCGCATAACCTGTAGGTGCACACTTTTAAGGATCTTCTGACTTTCCACAATCTATTTTCTTCAGGGTGAAATTGGCGTTCCAGGAAACAGGGGGATAGCAGGTCCCAGAGGCGTGGCTGTAAGTTCATACTCTCATTATAAACTGAGAAAACTGCTGACCAGTGATAGTTACTGAACCTGTAAATGCATTTACAGCGAATGAATTAAGACGGTCTTGTTTTAAGTCAGGAAAATATTGAGATtaaactgttaaatattttccagcatgttaaaaaaacaatctcACCTCCAGTTTTCATGAGTTCTTGATAATTAGAAAGAATGGAAGTAATATAAAACACTAATGCTAAAAGACCTTAACAAATAGCATGCCAcaactaaattaaactgaaatagCATAATAATAGCATTTGGCCTCTGCATCTATTTATATGCTACAAAGGCAATACGAGTATCCCTTTAGATTCAGAAGCTTACATGAGTGACGTTAATTAATGATGTAGAAATACATGCGGGGATCAGAAAAGGAAAGGCCTTTGTCTCAAATCAGACTCTGCAggaaaccaaaatagaaaacgGTCTTATAACATACTGTGCGGCATAACAAATATTTCACAATGACAGCATCAGTTTGCTTACTTCCTGTTCTTTGAATCGAAATAGCCTCATTAATAGTCTAGTAGCGTCACATGATTATGTCTCTTTCTAACAGGGAGGTATTGGACCAGCAGGCAATTCTGGGCCTCATGGAGTTAAAGGCTTCCAGGTCAGTGGCATGAAATCCCAAAttatcatgttttatttaagttattattatttttaggtaAAGTTGctgattttgtgtgtgtgacttCTGCTGCAGGGAGTCAAAGGAGCCTTGGGCGACCCAGGTCTTCCAGGGCCAACGGGACTCCGAGGAGAGTTTGGTGAAAGAGTGAGTTCCTACAGTAAATGGATCCAATTGAGCCTTAAATTTGTACTGTTTTCCTTAACCAGATTGATTTTGAGATCATTTAGAAAAAAGGAGTTTAAATGAACATCCCTAGAAGTTCTGTTTGGTCGAGTTAACATTCAAAACGTTTCCTATTCACTGTCAATTTGAAAGGATGGAAACAATAACTCCACACAGACACTGCATAGATGTTTGTGATCATATGAGGTAATAACCAGGTCATCCATCCTCGGCTTTATCAGTTTAAACTCAGACTGCCGCCAGGAGAACGCACGGACACAAGGTGGCCTCCTGTTCAGAACCTGAAGACAGAACAAAGCTGGCCTTTATGTCAGTCCAGATTTCCGTCAACTAGCCTACCTCCATCCCCCCTTCCTTCCCTCTCACAGAGAAGCAAATGCTCGGCATGTCTCTTACATATTTACCCCCTCTCTGTTTCCCACCTCTTTAGGGTCCAGTTGGAGCTTCTGGACCAAAGGGAGACATAGTAAGTCAGTTAAAACTTATCTGATCATCACGTTTCAGTGTTCTTCTCCAGCTGTCTGACAGAAGCTAACAATCGTAAGATCTGCATTTAATGTAGaccatgttgtttttcttcagtattGATGAACACAGGACGTTTTGGGGGCCTTTAGGACGCGtgttttcagatatttaatCAACAAATTGAAATTTTGTCTCATTCTGTAGGGCGTGGCAGGAAGTGATGGTTTACCAGGAGAGAATGGAGAGCCTGTAAGTATTTTTGTCCTAATCTAACTGGTGACTCTTGACTTTTTCAGCACTAATCAGCTGTTCAatacagcaaaactctgcagtAGTAGAGAATACGCAACTTTTTAAATGACTCATCCAAAAATGAATCTCTTTACTTAGCAATAAGATGTTGCATCTTGAGCAATCcacaattaaagaaaaacaaatttgtttttttaattttaatatttactttttagaaaaataactaaagtaaaaacaaagagactctaaataactaataaaaaataaacatgaccAAAAAATAAATGGCACATTACTTGCACAAAGTTAGAAAAGAACAGGGGTTATTTTACTATTAGAATTAAACGGATTAAAACTTCTcaagtatttttttatctttcagaTGTCaagagaaatattatttttcatggTATAATTAGGAATTTCATGACTTAACAGtaactttaaatgaaggaaAAAGAGTTTGGAAGAGAGAGAAGGGACGATAATAGGTGAAGTTCACAGACGTCCAGAGAGTCCTGCAATCATTTTAGCCTCCACTCAGAACAAGAGGGGAAAGTGTTGGCTGGTTCCGACTTCTGTGCTGTAGTATGACTTACCTACAAGTAAACCTGTACCCTGATGGATATGCAGCGCCCTCCTTGACTATCATCTGGATAGCACTGTCTTGGTTGGCCAATGGTGATCACTTTCATAAAAGAGGGGTGGTTGTCTCTTTCGTGCCATTTCTGAACGACTCAATGCCTTTTATTATGGACCTGTTTTTCTGTGCAAATAGTGCACCTTCAGTAAAAGGTTTCTAAAGGGTCCCGTCTGGGATAATTGAAAAATACAGGAAGGGCATCTTGCAGAACTTCACTAAAAAATAAGCAACTTCACTGTAGCTGGAGTCAGTTGGAGTCACAGATGTATCAAGAAGATGGGCGTTGTGTTTACCACTCCT
This DNA window, taken from Girardinichthys multiradiatus isolate DD_20200921_A chromosome 1, DD_fGirMul_XY1, whole genome shotgun sequence, encodes the following:
- the col9a3 gene encoding collagen alpha-3(IX) chain, coding for MTGFSALSVLVLCQLLSSSSAQRPGLRGPPGPQGPPGQPGRDGTDGKPGPPGLPGKAGPKGKAGISGLPGKPGLPGLPGIDGLTGPDGPAGRDGPPGEAGEAGPSGPPGPPGRGRPGTPGLPGTNGLPGGVGPQGSAGPEGLPGLPGPPGPDGPPGLPGTLQDLTGDLLCPAICPPGPPGPPGMPGFKGHTGHKGDKGEPGKDGEKGDPGPPGPPGIAGTVGLQGPRGLRGLQGSMGSAGDRGLPGFRGKPGIAGIIGKTGDVGEKGPQGFKGPKGEIGKIGPKGALGGAGPKGEPGIPGRDGKDGAPGLDGEKGDPGRHGVVGEKGPNGLPGLPGKAGAKGSKGQVGDPGKSGEQGPSGEPGIPGEIGVPGNRGIAGPRGVAGGIGPAGNSGPHGVKGFQGVKGALGDPGLPGPTGLRGEFGERGPVGASGPKGDIGVAGSDGLPGENGEPGPFGPVGQKGESGKRGELGPKGVTGPEGEIGARGPPGKQGPMGFQGEQGQPGIAGKTGVPGKLASEQHIRELCGSMIDDQIAQLAANLRRPLAPGMVGRPGPAGSPGKPGVAGSVGHPGTRGPPGYRGLPGELGDPGPRGDVGEAGDKGPVGKTIDGPPGDQGYQGLPGVPGIVKDGRDGSPGDPGEPGEPGRAGRTGHQGPPGICDTSACQGTSPAGKSSNPKNN